In Stomatohabitans albus, one genomic interval encodes:
- the tsaD gene encoding tRNA (adenosine(37)-N6)-threonylcarbamoyltransferase complex transferase subunit TsaD: MLVLGIETSCDDTSASVVEDGLHVRSNIIGTQLEVHAPYGGVVPEIAARAHLEAITPVLDAALDEAGVRWGDLDAIAATQGPGLVGPLLIGLGAGKAIAGARDLPFIGVHHIEGHVCATQLEFGHLNPPLLALVVSGGHTSLIHVHPDGTMESVGATIDDAAGEAFDKIARFLGLGFPGGPLIDKLGASGNPQAIAFPRPKLHDHDLNFSMSGLKTAVIRELRRREAAGEQIDLPDVAASFNQAIVDVLVHKTMKAADQFDVGTIALVGGVAANRPLRADLAAACAASDRKLLAPSPALCTDNGAMIAAAGTNRLLHGEQSGLDLDADPNLPLVNLVVGGSQ; this comes from the coding sequence ATGTTGGTCTTGGGTATTGAAACGAGTTGTGACGATACCAGTGCGTCGGTCGTTGAAGATGGGCTGCACGTTCGGTCCAATATCATCGGCACGCAGCTTGAAGTTCATGCCCCATATGGTGGTGTGGTTCCCGAGATTGCAGCTCGCGCTCACTTGGAGGCGATCACGCCTGTCCTTGATGCCGCATTGGACGAAGCCGGGGTTCGGTGGGGGGATCTCGATGCCATCGCGGCAACCCAAGGTCCTGGTCTCGTTGGCCCGCTCCTCATCGGGTTGGGGGCTGGCAAAGCCATTGCTGGGGCCCGTGACCTCCCATTTATCGGCGTGCACCACATCGAAGGGCATGTGTGTGCCACACAGTTAGAGTTCGGTCACTTAAATCCACCACTGCTGGCCCTTGTTGTGAGTGGGGGGCACACGAGTTTGATTCATGTGCACCCTGACGGAACGATGGAAAGCGTTGGAGCCACGATTGATGATGCTGCGGGGGAAGCCTTTGACAAAATTGCGCGGTTCCTTGGACTTGGATTCCCTGGTGGCCCACTCATTGACAAACTAGGCGCCTCTGGTAACCCACAGGCCATTGCATTTCCCCGTCCCAAGCTCCATGACCACGATCTGAACTTTTCGATGAGTGGACTCAAAACGGCGGTTATCCGTGAGTTACGTCGTCGTGAAGCGGCAGGTGAACAGATCGACCTGCCCGATGTTGCTGCCTCATTTAATCAAGCCATCGTTGATGTGCTCGTACATAAAACCATGAAAGCGGCCGACCAATTTGATGTCGGCACCATCGCCTTAGTGGGGGGTGTAGCGGCTAATCGCCCGCTGCGTGCAGATTTAGCTGCGGCGTGTGCGGCCAGTGACCGGAAACTATTGGCGCCTAGTCCCGCGTTGTGCACCGATAATGGTGCGATGATTGCGGCTGCGGGAACGAACCGTTTACTGCATGGTGAACAATCCGGCCTCGATCTTGATGCTGACCCGAACCTTCCGTTGGTAAATCTCGTTGTGGGTGGGAGCCAATAG
- the glmM gene encoding phosphoglucosamine mutase: MGQYFGTDGVRGIANAELTPELAVGIGRALVRTLREEGTSRARVLIGRDPRASGEMLGAALTAGICSAGGDALQLGILPTPGVAYLCDALDADAGVMISASHNPVQDNGIKIFGPNGFKLKDEEEDRLEELLQIFDEDRPVGVDIGRERNIAGAVEVYQTHVIRAADGTDLSGLHVVVDCANGSASQIAPAVLRRLGATVTAVGAVPDGTNINHRVGSTHPEHLVERVAQNGADVGIAHDGDADRLIACTSEGKLVDGDHILAILAAQRKATVGIDGVVATVMSNLGFIQAMERLDIPVHTTAVGDRYVLEEMLNTGWVLGGEQSGHIISRDHATTGDGILSAVLLLSAMVRQGKSLADLAAVMTSLPQVLINVKGVDKDKLDECTPVWDAVTMAEERLGRDGRVLLRKSGTEPLVRVMVEADTSERAQAEAEALVKVVRDSLPAV; the protein is encoded by the coding sequence ATGGGACAATATTTTGGAACGGATGGCGTTCGCGGTATCGCCAATGCTGAATTAACACCAGAACTTGCCGTGGGTATCGGTCGTGCGCTGGTTCGTACCTTGCGTGAGGAAGGTACCTCACGAGCCAGAGTCCTTATCGGTCGAGACCCACGCGCCTCTGGTGAAATGCTTGGTGCGGCACTGACCGCGGGGATCTGTAGTGCTGGTGGCGATGCCTTGCAACTTGGCATTTTGCCCACCCCTGGGGTTGCCTATCTGTGTGATGCGCTTGATGCCGACGCTGGGGTGATGATTAGTGCAAGCCATAATCCAGTCCAAGACAACGGCATCAAGATCTTTGGCCCGAACGGCTTCAAGCTCAAAGATGAGGAAGAAGACCGTCTTGAAGAACTCCTTCAAATCTTTGATGAGGACCGCCCAGTTGGGGTAGACATTGGCCGTGAACGCAATATCGCAGGTGCCGTTGAGGTTTATCAAACCCATGTCATCCGTGCCGCTGATGGAACAGACCTCTCTGGGCTGCATGTCGTTGTTGACTGCGCCAATGGGTCGGCAAGCCAGATTGCGCCTGCGGTTCTGCGGCGGTTGGGTGCAACAGTCACTGCGGTTGGGGCGGTACCCGATGGGACGAATATCAATCACCGCGTGGGTTCAACACACCCAGAACACTTGGTTGAGCGGGTTGCCCAAAATGGTGCTGACGTGGGCATCGCCCACGATGGAGACGCAGACCGGCTTATCGCATGTACGTCCGAAGGCAAGCTGGTTGATGGTGACCATATTTTGGCCATCTTGGCTGCACAGCGTAAAGCCACTGTGGGTATCGACGGCGTGGTGGCAACCGTGATGAGCAACCTTGGGTTCATTCAGGCGATGGAACGCCTTGATATTCCAGTACATACCACCGCTGTTGGTGACCGATACGTGCTCGAAGAAATGCTGAACACCGGTTGGGTCCTCGGCGGTGAACAGAGCGGACACATTATCTCTCGTGACCATGCCACCACCGGTGACGGGATTCTAAGTGCGGTGCTCTTGCTCAGTGCGATGGTGAGGCAAGGGAAATCATTGGCCGATTTAGCTGCTGTGATGACCTCGCTACCTCAGGTGTTAATCAATGTGAAGGGCGTTGACAAGGACAAACTTGATGAGTGCACACCGGTTTGGGATGCGGTAACCATGGCTGAAGAACGCCTGGGCCGCGATGGTCGGGTGCTGTTACGCAAGAGTGGTACGGAGCCGTTGGTTCGGGTCATGGTTGAAGCTGACACGTCCGAACGTGCTCAAGCCGAAGCCGAAGCTCTTGTCAAGGTTGTGCGCGATTCCTTACCTGCGGTGTAA
- a CDS encoding polysaccharide deacetylase family protein, translated as MSSIRTTLRAERSSLFSSPLWLISIAVALIFAFLSTLPSMAAEVDRIYGPTTIDTAVTISKRLYPDGAKTVFLVNADEGVDDAVSSTSLADLLNAPILLTSPEALPAQTKEEITRLAPREVVVLGGTRAIGDSVVSELEELGAHTSRLGGKNRFETSEKLYREVVSRIDVNEVVLTTDGTSALASAGARGRKAPVILVDANGPSQNVIDLEVPKVVYQGPDQFSDDLLNKVKATRKVLGGPGSDMSVQLASLGHRDAVVLVNPEKPVETLLASRLATKMKADVVLAGKQGISAQAKQYAQARSISSVIAVGGPQEISDEVASAAFPAAAVSKADPSKPMIALTFDDGPSAETTHIVLDALKKANAKATFFMLGKAANAHPEVVKQVADAGMEIGNHSWDHPVLTKLSADGVESQLGRADEAITKAAGRAPTVFRPPYGAVDQKVRGITKHPTIMWSVDTLDWKTRSTPATIEAVMGAKDGDIVLMHDIHAPTAQAAVQFIPELVKKGYQLVTVSELMAAKGIKMESDGKYSQARK; from the coding sequence ATGTCGAGCATACGAACCACGTTGCGAGCTGAACGCTCCTCGTTATTTTCTTCCCCCCTTTGGCTCATTAGTATTGCAGTTGCCTTGATCTTTGCGTTTCTCAGCACATTGCCCTCCATGGCTGCTGAGGTTGACCGCATTTATGGCCCCACCACCATTGACACCGCAGTAACGATTTCCAAACGGTTGTATCCCGATGGCGCCAAAACGGTGTTTTTAGTTAATGCTGATGAAGGTGTTGATGATGCCGTTAGTTCAACAAGCCTGGCTGACTTACTTAATGCACCTATTTTGTTGACGAGCCCCGAAGCGTTGCCAGCCCAAACCAAAGAAGAAATCACTCGACTGGCACCGAGAGAAGTTGTTGTACTCGGTGGCACCCGCGCCATTGGTGATTCGGTTGTGAGTGAGCTTGAAGAACTTGGAGCACACACCTCTCGATTAGGTGGAAAAAACCGATTCGAAACCTCAGAAAAGCTGTACCGAGAAGTGGTTAGCCGCATTGACGTAAATGAAGTGGTACTCACCACCGACGGGACGAGTGCACTTGCATCTGCAGGTGCACGTGGCCGCAAGGCGCCCGTGATTCTTGTTGATGCGAATGGACCTTCACAAAACGTGATCGACCTAGAGGTTCCAAAGGTCGTGTACCAGGGGCCAGACCAATTTAGTGACGACCTACTCAATAAAGTCAAGGCCACCCGCAAGGTACTTGGCGGCCCCGGTTCAGACATGAGCGTGCAGTTAGCGAGCCTTGGGCACCGTGACGCTGTTGTCCTAGTGAATCCCGAAAAGCCCGTTGAAACACTCCTGGCCAGCCGATTGGCTACGAAGATGAAGGCTGATGTTGTGCTTGCAGGCAAGCAGGGTATCAGTGCACAAGCAAAACAATATGCCCAAGCACGTTCCATCTCCTCAGTGATTGCGGTGGGTGGGCCTCAAGAAATATCTGATGAAGTAGCCTCGGCGGCGTTCCCAGCGGCTGCGGTCTCTAAGGCAGACCCGAGTAAACCCATGATCGCGTTGACCTTTGACGACGGGCCTAGCGCAGAAACAACCCATATCGTGCTGGATGCGTTGAAGAAAGCGAACGCGAAGGCCACGTTCTTTATGTTGGGTAAAGCTGCCAATGCTCACCCTGAAGTCGTGAAACAAGTTGCTGATGCAGGAATGGAAATCGGGAACCACTCCTGGGACCACCCGGTGTTGACAAAACTCAGCGCTGACGGGGTGGAAAGCCAGCTTGGACGTGCCGATGAGGCTATTACCAAGGCAGCCGGGCGTGCCCCAACCGTGTTCCGCCCGCCCTATGGTGCGGTAGACCAGAAGGTGCGTGGTATTACCAAGCACCCCACGATCATGTGGAGTGTTGACACACTGGACTGGAAGACGCGCTCAACGCCGGCCACCATTGAAGCGGTCATGGGTGCTAAAGATGGCGATATTGTGCTGATGCACGACATTCACGCCCCCACGGCTCAAGCCGCCGTGCAGTTCATTCCTGAGCTTGTAAAGAAGGGCTATCAGCTGGTTACCGTGAGCGAATTGATGGCAGCCAAAGGCATCAAGATGGAGAGTGACGGCAAATACAGCCAGGCTCGAAAGTAG
- the tsaE gene encoding tRNA (adenosine(37)-N6)-threonylcarbamoyltransferase complex ATPase subunit type 1 TsaE translates to MPVDQDHTITITTTSPEETKAFGQVLAGLIEQGDVLSLAGDLGAGKTCLVQGIAQGLNITEPLTSPSFLLRKDYSGTDANGNRIDFAHLDIYRLDTLHDLDVLGLDDTPDTVAVIEWGDAAHEALPNDRLDIHIALPPLEEGDDEQRTITLIPQGNHWAAKLNQDWMT, encoded by the coding sequence ATGCCGGTTGATCAAGACCACACGATCACAATTACAACGACATCACCCGAAGAAACCAAAGCGTTCGGTCAGGTTCTTGCTGGGCTGATCGAACAAGGTGACGTCCTCAGCTTGGCCGGTGATCTCGGTGCGGGAAAAACGTGTCTCGTCCAAGGGATTGCGCAAGGTCTGAATATCACTGAGCCATTGACGAGCCCATCATTTCTCTTGCGCAAGGACTATTCAGGAACAGATGCGAACGGTAATCGGATTGATTTCGCCCATCTGGATATTTACCGGCTAGACACCCTCCATGACCTTGATGTGCTTGGCTTAGATGACACGCCAGATACTGTGGCGGTTATCGAATGGGGCGATGCAGCTCACGAGGCACTTCCCAACGACCGATTAGATATTCACATCGCCCTGCCCCCACTTGAAGAGGGTGACGATGAACAGCGCACCATTACTCTTATTCCACAGGGCAACCATTGGGCTGCCAAGCTCAACCAAGATTGGATGACATGA
- a CDS encoding GNAT family N-acetyltransferase, translating into MINVVGVDDINRQAVLQAIRADFGQLTGPAGFDLPWEPNGDASAARDDDGLRHIGLAAPPRLHVLAELIANAATHRTTTQFSAAIGDGGQVEGVMAYIPHSLVLMAGHESCAERFAKLMHRASWRVVMGDESLTYEALDRWRRRSWWVPAFRTRRQCFMVSTGPPLVVPGSDANYRVAMAQDVEDIVHLSAVLHVDDQMGPPLSAGAMDTLRIRVAETIAQGRTWVMDEGGRAVAKFDIHNLSLTYGAQLSGVVVHEDYRGRGLGTRLVANAIADLLRVGVPQITLHLREGNAVAVRAYEKAGMHKAGHQLMAIM; encoded by the coding sequence ATGATCAATGTGGTTGGGGTAGACGACATCAATCGTCAAGCCGTATTGCAGGCGATTCGAGCCGACTTTGGCCAGTTAACCGGTCCGGCTGGCTTTGATCTTCCCTGGGAGCCAAACGGTGATGCGAGCGCGGCGCGTGATGATGACGGTCTCCGACATATCGGGCTTGCTGCCCCGCCACGCTTGCATGTGCTCGCTGAGCTTATTGCTAATGCCGCCACCCATCGCACAACAACGCAATTTAGTGCAGCCATCGGTGATGGTGGGCAAGTTGAAGGTGTGATGGCCTATATCCCCCATTCCCTTGTGCTGATGGCTGGCCATGAATCCTGTGCTGAACGGTTTGCAAAGCTCATGCATCGTGCGTCTTGGCGTGTTGTGATGGGGGATGAGTCATTGACCTATGAAGCGCTGGACCGATGGCGTCGGCGGTCGTGGTGGGTACCTGCGTTTCGTACTCGCCGCCAGTGTTTTATGGTCTCAACGGGTCCGCCATTAGTGGTGCCAGGGAGTGATGCAAACTATCGCGTTGCCATGGCTCAAGATGTTGAGGACATTGTGCATCTATCTGCCGTCTTACATGTTGATGATCAGATGGGTCCGCCTTTGTCAGCCGGTGCAATGGATACGTTGCGTATTCGTGTAGCTGAAACGATTGCTCAGGGGCGAACCTGGGTGATGGATGAAGGCGGGCGTGCCGTAGCCAAATTTGATATTCATAACCTTTCCCTCACCTACGGGGCGCAGCTTTCGGGTGTGGTCGTACATGAGGACTACCGTGGACGGGGGCTAGGAACACGGCTTGTTGCCAACGCCATCGCAGATTTACTTCGGGTGGGAGTGCCGCAAATAACCCTGCATCTTCGTGAAGGCAATGCGGTTGCGGTTCGCGCGTATGAAAAAGCAGGTATGCATAAGGCTGGCCACCAGCTCATGGCCATCATGTAA
- the glmS gene encoding glutamine--fructose-6-phosphate transaminase (isomerizing), with the protein MCGIVGYVGNENASGPVLNGLATLEYRGYDSAGLATIEPGLDHLGIYKAAGKLVNLRQVVDDAQPQGTTAIGHTRWATHGDPTTVNAHPHTTADQRLAVVHNGIIENHLEVAAMLREEHGITPVSDTDTEIIAHLIGTLYTGDLKEAVRQATQVLTGQYAIGVIHHDHPDTIVAAVNGAPMVIGTTDDVAVLCSDVAGLLPYTRHITAVPDGHMAMLTPGHMEIFDQDGAPATGHTYEVDWTAEEAEKGGYPSFMAKEIAEQPRAVRDTMTGRWDGTQVHIDEVSFDLSRLKTFDKIIIVACGTSHHAGLVARRAFEHWTRLSTEVEIASEFRYRDPIVNKATLVVAISQSGETADTIAAMQYAQDQGATTLGVTNMVGSTLARGADSVIITRAGREVAVASTKAFTTQIVALMVAALWIGQARGNLYVEEIQAVFDDLQSLPDAMETVLAQDAYIGSLATALVNRLTSQHGYVMFFGRLNGLPIALEGALKLKEISYLHAEGFASGEMKHGPIALIEPGVTVIAIATEGAVKTKVMSNIEQVKGRGAHVIAIVTEGDDDVRALADDVIVVPAAMELASPILAVIPVQMLALHVANALDRDVDQPRNLAKTVTVE; encoded by the coding sequence ATGTGTGGAATCGTTGGCTATGTCGGTAACGAGAATGCAAGTGGGCCAGTGCTAAACGGCCTGGCAACACTTGAATATCGCGGGTATGACTCGGCAGGATTAGCCACGATTGAACCAGGGTTGGACCACCTTGGGATCTATAAAGCGGCAGGCAAACTCGTGAACCTCCGTCAGGTGGTTGACGATGCACAACCCCAAGGCACAACAGCAATCGGCCATACCCGATGGGCAACCCATGGTGATCCCACCACGGTGAATGCCCATCCGCATACCACGGCTGACCAGCGGCTCGCCGTGGTTCACAACGGGATTATTGAGAACCATCTTGAGGTTGCCGCCATGTTGCGTGAAGAACATGGCATCACGCCAGTGAGTGACACGGATACTGAGATCATTGCCCACCTGATCGGCACGCTCTACACCGGCGACCTCAAAGAAGCGGTGCGCCAAGCAACCCAGGTGCTCACTGGACAGTACGCCATCGGGGTGATTCACCATGATCACCCCGACACAATTGTTGCTGCAGTCAACGGCGCTCCGATGGTGATTGGCACAACTGACGATGTAGCCGTGCTGTGTTCCGATGTGGCAGGACTGTTGCCCTACACCCGTCACATTACGGCAGTTCCTGACGGCCATATGGCGATGCTCACTCCTGGGCACATGGAGATTTTTGACCAGGACGGTGCTCCTGCCACCGGCCATACCTACGAGGTGGATTGGACTGCCGAAGAAGCTGAAAAGGGCGGCTACCCGTCCTTCATGGCTAAAGAAATTGCTGAACAGCCGCGTGCCGTTCGAGACACAATGACTGGACGCTGGGACGGAACCCAAGTCCACATCGATGAGGTCAGTTTTGACCTCAGCCGACTCAAGACCTTCGACAAAATCATCATTGTGGCATGTGGCACGAGCCATCACGCTGGCCTGGTTGCCCGCAGAGCATTTGAACACTGGACTCGCCTGTCAACAGAAGTCGAAATTGCGAGCGAGTTCCGCTACCGCGATCCCATTGTGAACAAAGCAACCCTTGTTGTTGCCATCTCCCAGAGTGGCGAAACGGCAGACACGATCGCGGCCATGCAATATGCCCAAGACCAAGGCGCCACCACACTTGGGGTCACGAATATGGTGGGGTCAACGTTGGCGCGTGGGGCCGATTCGGTGATTATCACCCGTGCTGGCCGAGAGGTTGCCGTGGCGAGCACCAAAGCCTTTACCACCCAGATCGTGGCCCTCATGGTTGCCGCCCTTTGGATTGGTCAAGCACGGGGCAACTTGTATGTTGAAGAAATCCAAGCGGTCTTTGATGATCTTCAGAGTTTGCCCGATGCGATGGAAACAGTACTTGCCCAAGACGCCTATATCGGTAGCTTGGCAACCGCACTGGTGAACCGGCTCACTAGCCAACACGGCTACGTGATGTTCTTTGGTCGGTTGAATGGGCTGCCCATCGCGCTCGAAGGTGCCCTCAAACTCAAAGAAATCAGCTATCTCCACGCTGAGGGCTTTGCCAGCGGGGAGATGAAACATGGACCCATCGCCTTAATCGAACCCGGTGTGACCGTTATTGCGATTGCAACCGAAGGGGCCGTTAAAACGAAGGTGATGAGCAATATCGAACAGGTTAAGGGGCGTGGTGCTCATGTAATCGCAATCGTCACGGAAGGCGATGACGACGTTCGTGCCCTCGCAGATGACGTTATCGTGGTACCCGCAGCCATGGAATTAGCCAGTCCGATACTGGCCGTCATCCCCGTACAAATGCTTGCCCTCCATGTGGCGAACGCCCTTGACCGTGACGTTGACCAACCACGTAACTTAGCAAAAACCGTGACGGTTGAATAA
- the tsaB gene encoding tRNA (adenosine(37)-N6)-threonylcarbamoyltransferase complex dimerization subunit type 1 TsaB, translating into MNEPIVLAIETATPGASVCLATPTGVVSSCGVGTGLPGQGRVHGSFLMPAIRWCLENAGSQGRPVEPSTISAIAVDLGPGLFTGLRVGITGAQVYAQTLDIPMVGAQSLTVLAARLGHVDEPVLVAIDGRRNQVFWGISYGFGQPVDIRLSHPDELIAVATEHPGIRCVGGGSLLVGEQLRAAGARLEPASWAHPEATQLADVVMADVLAGNTVPAGGLEPIYGRAPDAQITWSDRGKLQGGKADK; encoded by the coding sequence ATGAATGAACCCATCGTGTTGGCGATCGAAACCGCAACCCCTGGCGCAAGCGTGTGCCTGGCCACACCAACTGGTGTGGTCTCCAGCTGTGGAGTGGGTACCGGACTTCCTGGGCAAGGACGAGTACACGGATCCTTCCTCATGCCAGCCATCCGATGGTGCCTGGAGAACGCGGGATCCCAAGGACGGCCAGTAGAACCAAGCACGATCAGCGCTATTGCCGTTGACTTGGGCCCGGGACTATTCACCGGCCTCCGAGTTGGGATAACGGGTGCGCAGGTCTATGCCCAAACCTTGGATATTCCCATGGTCGGCGCCCAGAGTTTGACCGTGCTCGCCGCACGGTTAGGACATGTTGATGAGCCAGTACTCGTGGCGATAGATGGGCGCCGTAACCAAGTGTTTTGGGGTATTTCCTACGGGTTTGGACAGCCTGTTGACATACGCCTAAGCCACCCTGATGAACTCATTGCTGTGGCGACCGAGCATCCAGGGATTCGCTGTGTCGGTGGGGGGAGCCTGCTTGTCGGTGAACAGTTGCGTGCCGCAGGTGCACGCCTTGAGCCCGCAAGTTGGGCACACCCGGAGGCAACACAGTTAGCTGATGTCGTTATGGCTGATGTGCTTGCGGGCAATACGGTCCCCGCCGGAGGGTTAGAACCGATATACGGGCGTGCCCCTGACGCGCAAATCACCTGGTCTGATCGGGGTAAGTTGCAAGGTGGAAAGGCAGACAAGTAG
- the acpS gene encoding holo-ACP synthase, giving the protein MPIYGIGIDTSTISRMQTVLERTPSVRDRLFCAQEQADALQRGPIGSPPWVRYLTGAFALKEAVAKAMGTGFREMAWQDIRTHRNASGKPEVLLAGVATVVATRLDIEVIHVSLTREGDQVTAIAIAECARAPQSGMHAG; this is encoded by the coding sequence ATGCCTATATACGGAATTGGGATAGACACCAGCACGATTTCTCGAATGCAGACCGTGCTCGAACGAACCCCCTCGGTGCGTGATCGTCTCTTTTGCGCCCAAGAGCAGGCTGATGCACTACAGCGCGGGCCCATTGGGTCACCTCCCTGGGTGAGGTATTTGACCGGGGCTTTCGCGTTAAAAGAAGCCGTTGCCAAAGCAATGGGCACCGGGTTCCGTGAAATGGCTTGGCAGGATATTCGGACCCATCGAAATGCTTCAGGTAAACCAGAAGTCTTGCTTGCCGGGGTTGCCACGGTGGTTGCGACCCGTCTCGATATTGAGGTTATCCACGTAAGCCTGACCCGTGAAGGTGACCAGGTGACCGCAATAGCCATTGCTGAATGTGCCCGGGCGCCCCAAAGTGGTATGCATGCCGGTTGA
- a CDS encoding transcriptional regulator, translating to MVTEYQTKLGSRLRAIRQQQGLTLQQVEEVSGGRWKAVVVGSYERGDRAVSVAKLAELSDFYNVPVSELLPKEFTAGATASGEGPSKIMLDLRQLSRPDLNPELRPVSRFAHTIQLQRGDFNGSVLTIRGEDLRALSVIYGTDPSELMIRLSDEGVIANL from the coding sequence ATAGTGACTGAATACCAGACCAAACTCGGCTCTCGCCTTCGTGCCATTCGCCAACAGCAAGGCCTTACCTTGCAGCAGGTTGAAGAGGTTAGTGGAGGCAGGTGGAAGGCTGTTGTCGTTGGTTCATACGAACGTGGTGATCGTGCGGTAAGCGTCGCCAAGCTGGCTGAACTTAGTGATTTTTATAATGTGCCGGTTAGTGAACTCCTTCCCAAAGAGTTCACCGCCGGCGCGACTGCGAGCGGTGAAGGCCCAAGCAAAATTATGCTTGACCTGCGTCAACTGAGTCGCCCAGACTTGAACCCTGAGCTGCGCCCAGTCAGTCGCTTTGCACACACCATTCAGCTACAACGTGGCGACTTTAATGGTTCCGTACTCACCATTCGTGGTGAGGATTTACGTGCATTAAGTGTCATTTATGGCACTGACCCGTCGGAATTAATGATCCGCCTCAGTGATGAGGGTGTAATCGCTAACCTCTAA
- the groES gene encoding co-chaperone GroES has protein sequence MSFPLQPLEDRVVVQAAEAETTLPSGLVIPDSAKEKPTEGVVKAVGPGRMGENGERIALDVAVGDVVIYSKYGGTEVKYGGEEYVILSARDLLSKVVK, from the coding sequence ATGTCATTTCCCTTGCAGCCCTTAGAAGACCGCGTTGTGGTGCAGGCCGCTGAAGCAGAAACCACCCTTCCAAGCGGGTTGGTCATCCCAGACAGCGCAAAAGAGAAGCCCACTGAAGGTGTCGTAAAGGCGGTCGGCCCGGGTCGTATGGGTGAGAACGGTGAACGCATCGCCTTGGACGTTGCGGTTGGCGATGTCGTCATTTACTCCAAGTACGGCGGAACCGAGGTCAAATACGGCGGCGAAGAATACGTGATCCTCAGCGCTCGTGACTTGTTGAGCAAGGTTGTCAAGTAG